A single region of the Streptomyces sp. ITFR-16 genome encodes:
- a CDS encoding ABC transporter substrate-binding protein, protein MRRIPAALSVAALLAITTACSSLSPPGKETTAQARLTDLRPVRDGGTVTIGLKSDPDMLDPSLTTTLVARTVFTSMCEQLYDVDQNNKFVPQLAASMPKITDGGKTFTFDVRKDATFSDGARLDARAVKTSLDRHLHLRGSGRASEIDSVKKVTAVGPYTVRLSLSHPDVPLLGRLANTAGLIMSPKALKTYGAKFATHPSCVGPFRYEKRVVGDRIELAKDPLYYDADKVHLDRVIYKTITDGNIRMANIRSGDVQIGDQMGPVEVRNSMGEKGLQLLNTPSLGYMALTLNVGNAHGIDQKASPVDSPFGRDVRVREAFDLSLDRTLINKLVFQGMYEPACGPVPPGTPLSSPITCPKRDVPKAKRLLKAAGVKTPVPLELMINTTPEDSRLGQVVQAMAADAGFSVRLRPTEFATGLTRTLAGDFEARTGGWGGQPDPAGNIDSLVGTTGSNNQGKLSDPEIDRLIVEGRSTSDIAERREIYRRLTVAINKQHGVIYLYRNINYVSASQDVSGLKLSGDGLIRVKEAGYTKGSR, encoded by the coding sequence ATGCGTCGAATTCCGGCCGCTCTGTCGGTGGCCGCACTGCTGGCGATCACCACCGCATGCAGTTCGCTCTCCCCGCCCGGCAAAGAGACCACCGCTCAGGCGCGGCTCACCGACCTGCGTCCCGTACGCGACGGCGGCACGGTCACCATCGGGCTGAAGTCCGATCCCGACATGCTGGACCCCAGCCTCACGACCACCCTCGTCGCGCGCACCGTGTTCACGTCCATGTGCGAGCAGCTCTACGACGTGGACCAGAACAACAAGTTCGTCCCGCAGCTCGCCGCCTCGATGCCGAAGATCACCGACGGCGGGAAGACCTTCACCTTCGATGTCCGCAAGGACGCCACCTTCAGTGACGGCGCGCGTCTGGACGCCCGGGCGGTGAAGACCTCCCTCGACCGGCATCTGCATCTGCGCGGATCCGGGCGCGCCTCCGAGATCGACTCGGTGAAGAAAGTGACGGCCGTCGGCCCGTACACCGTGCGGCTCTCGCTGAGCCATCCCGACGTACCGCTGCTGGGGCGGCTCGCCAACACCGCCGGGCTGATCATGTCGCCCAAGGCGCTGAAGACGTACGGGGCGAAGTTCGCGACGCACCCCTCGTGCGTCGGCCCGTTCCGGTACGAGAAGCGGGTCGTCGGTGACCGGATCGAGCTGGCGAAGGACCCGCTGTACTACGACGCGGACAAGGTCCACCTCGACCGCGTGATCTACAAAACGATCACCGACGGCAACATCCGGATGGCCAACATACGCTCCGGTGACGTCCAGATCGGCGACCAGATGGGCCCGGTCGAGGTGCGCAACTCGATGGGCGAGAAGGGCCTCCAGCTCCTCAACACCCCCTCGCTGGGCTACATGGCGCTCACCCTCAACGTCGGCAACGCGCACGGCATCGACCAGAAGGCCAGTCCCGTCGACAGCCCCTTCGGCCGCGATGTGCGCGTCCGGGAGGCCTTCGACCTGTCGCTGGACCGCACGCTGATCAACAAGCTGGTCTTCCAGGGGATGTACGAGCCGGCCTGCGGCCCCGTACCGCCGGGGACTCCGCTCAGTTCGCCGATCACCTGCCCGAAGCGGGACGTGCCGAAGGCCAAGCGGCTGCTGAAGGCGGCCGGGGTGAAGACGCCGGTGCCGCTGGAGCTGATGATCAACACCACCCCGGAGGACAGCCGTCTCGGCCAGGTCGTACAGGCCATGGCGGCCGACGCCGGATTCTCCGTGCGGCTGCGGCCCACCGAGTTCGCCACCGGGCTGACCCGGACCCTCGCGGGCGACTTCGAGGCGCGGACCGGCGGCTGGGGCGGCCAGCCCGACCCCGCGGGCAACATCGACAGCCTCGTGGGCACCACCGGCAGCAACAACCAGGGCAAGCTCTCGGACCCCGAGATCGACCGCCTGATCGTCGAGGGCCGCAGCACGTCGGACATCGCCGAACGCCGCGAGATCTACCGCAGGCTCACCGTCGCGATCAACAAGCAGCACGGCGTCATCTACCTCTACCGGAACATCAACTACGTCTCCGCCTCGCAGGACGTGAGCGGCCTCAAGCTCTCCGGTGACGGCCTGATCAGGGTCAAGGAAGCCGGATACACGAAGGGGAGCCGGTGA
- a CDS encoding amidohydrolase: MLITNVRPWGGEPCDIEIKDGVIAALTPHDPSRAAGDTVAGRGRLALPSFSDVHCHLDSTRMGLPFRPHTGAPGVWGMTMNDRAHWREDEWSVAQRATYTLGRMIERGTTRVRSYAQIDADCGLERLEGVLAAKEAHAGRCEVEIMAFPQAGLLKEKGVPELMDQAMSAGASVVGGIDPCTLDRDPVRHLDIVFDLAERHRAPVDIHLHEPGALGVFSVDLILERVRALDMAGQVTLSHAYELGTVDEATTRRLIEEFAELDIAMATIAPAQQQNALPMAQLTAAGVRVGLGEDGQRDFWSPYGNGDMLDRTWQLAFTNRYRADELIEHCVAVASRGGASILHADLPRLSSVADRPGLAVGDAADLLLVEGETVASAVMDRSDDRTVLHAGRVVADGLELVG; encoded by the coding sequence ATGCTCATCACGAACGTCCGTCCCTGGGGCGGCGAGCCCTGCGACATCGAGATCAAGGACGGCGTGATAGCCGCGCTCACCCCGCACGACCCGAGCCGCGCGGCCGGGGACACCGTGGCCGGACGGGGACGGCTCGCGCTGCCGTCGTTCTCGGATGTCCACTGCCATCTCGACTCCACCCGCATGGGCCTGCCCTTCCGCCCGCACACCGGCGCCCCCGGTGTCTGGGGCATGACGATGAACGACCGCGCCCACTGGCGCGAGGACGAGTGGAGCGTCGCCCAGCGCGCCACGTACACCCTGGGCCGGATGATCGAGCGCGGCACCACCCGCGTGCGCAGCTACGCCCAGATCGACGCGGACTGCGGTCTGGAGCGGCTGGAGGGCGTCCTCGCCGCCAAGGAGGCGCACGCCGGACGGTGCGAGGTCGAGATCATGGCCTTTCCGCAGGCCGGTCTGCTCAAGGAGAAGGGCGTGCCGGAGCTGATGGACCAGGCCATGTCCGCCGGCGCGTCCGTGGTCGGCGGCATCGACCCGTGCACCCTGGACCGCGACCCGGTGCGCCACCTCGACATCGTCTTCGACCTGGCCGAGCGCCACCGGGCCCCGGTCGACATCCACCTCCACGAGCCCGGCGCACTCGGCGTGTTCAGCGTCGACCTCATCCTGGAGCGGGTGCGCGCCCTGGACATGGCCGGTCAGGTGACCCTCTCGCACGCCTATGAACTCGGCACCGTCGACGAGGCGACCACCCGCCGCCTCATCGAGGAGTTCGCCGAGCTGGACATCGCGATGGCGACCATCGCACCGGCCCAGCAGCAGAACGCCCTGCCGATGGCGCAGCTGACCGCCGCCGGTGTGCGGGTCGGCCTGGGCGAGGACGGCCAGCGCGACTTCTGGTCGCCCTACGGCAACGGCGACATGCTGGACCGCACCTGGCAGCTCGCCTTCACCAACCGCTACCGGGCCGACGAGCTGATCGAGCACTGCGTCGCCGTCGCGAGCCGCGGCGGTGCCTCGATCCTCCACGCGGACCTGCCCCGGCTGTCGTCCGTCGCCGACCGCCCGGGCCTCGCCGTCGGCGACGCCGCCGATCTGCTGCTGGTCGAGGGCGAGACGGTGGCGTCCGCCGTGATGGACCGCAGCGACGACCGCACGGTCCTGCACGCCGGCCGGGTCGTCGCGGACGGCCTGGAACTCGTCGGCTGA
- a CDS encoding ABC transporter permease, with protein MKTLRPLLTSYVSRRIGMSLVTMVLVSITVFFGVRAMPGDTAQALAGEQTSPEVLAAIRSEYGLDDNIAVQYWRYVSNAATGDFGTSARTGLPVLDSITQALPITLELAALSLLMAVVVGIGAGVMAAVRRGKPEEWLANGIALLGMSVPAFWLGIVLVLVFAIAMPVFAASGFVPFSTDPLENLRRLVLPAVVLGSGLAAVVMRQTRAAMIDAMSSDYVRTARAKGLGPAAVIGRHGLRNSLVTVITVLGLQLGHLISGAVVTEQVFVLPGFGKLTIDAVFTRDYAMVQGVVLFTSAAYILINLLVDFLYSVVDPRIRLGGSR; from the coding sequence GTGAAGACCCTCCGCCCACTGCTCACGTCGTACGTGAGCCGCCGGATCGGCATGTCCCTGGTGACCATGGTGCTGGTCAGCATCACCGTGTTCTTCGGGGTGCGCGCGATGCCCGGCGACACCGCCCAGGCCCTGGCCGGTGAACAGACCTCCCCGGAGGTCCTGGCCGCGATCCGCTCCGAGTACGGCCTCGACGACAACATCGCCGTCCAGTACTGGCGTTACGTCAGCAACGCGGCCACCGGCGACTTCGGCACCTCGGCCAGGACCGGACTCCCGGTGCTCGACTCGATCACCCAGGCCCTGCCCATCACGCTCGAACTGGCCGCGCTCTCCCTGCTGATGGCCGTCGTCGTCGGGATCGGGGCCGGTGTCATGGCGGCCGTCCGGCGCGGAAAGCCCGAGGAGTGGCTGGCCAACGGCATCGCGCTGCTGGGCATGTCGGTGCCCGCGTTCTGGCTCGGCATCGTGCTGGTACTGGTCTTCGCCATCGCCATGCCGGTGTTCGCCGCCTCCGGTTTCGTACCGTTCAGCACCGATCCGCTGGAGAACCTGCGGCGGCTGGTGCTGCCCGCTGTGGTGCTCGGCTCCGGTCTCGCCGCGGTGGTGATGCGCCAGACCAGGGCGGCGATGATCGACGCGATGTCCTCGGACTACGTGCGCACCGCACGGGCCAAGGGGCTGGGCCCGGCCGCCGTGATCGGCCGGCACGGGCTGCGCAACTCGCTCGTCACCGTCATCACCGTGCTGGGTCTCCAGCTCGGCCATCTGATCTCCGGTGCCGTCGTCACCGAGCAGGTCTTCGTCCTGCCGGGCTTCGGCAAGCTCACCATCGACGCGGTCTTCACCCGTGACTACGCGATGGTCCAGGGCGTCGTCCTGTTCACCTCGGCCGCCTACATCCTGATCAACCTGCTGGTCGACTTCCTGTACTCGGTGGTCGACCCGCGCATCCGGCTCGGAGGTTCCCGATGA
- a CDS encoding Tex family protein, which produces MTTSIEGRIAEELGVRERQVKAAVELLDGGSTVPFIARYRKEATEMLDDAQLRTLEERLRYLRELEERRAAVLESVREQGKLDEALEAQIRAADTKARLEDIYLPFKPKRRTKAQIAREAGLEPLASGLLDDPSVDPLTAAAAFVDADKGVADAASALEGARAILTERFSEDADLIGELRERMWARGRLVARVRDGKEEAGAKFADYFDFAEPFTALPSHRVLAMLRGEKEDVLDLVLEPEEPSGTPGPSSYENMVARRFGVNDRGRPGDKWLGDTVRWAWRTRILVHLGIDLRLRLRTAAEDEAVRVFASNLRDLLLAAPAGTRATLGLDPGFRTGVKVAVVDATGKVVATEVIHPHVPANKWDQSLATLERLAREHHVDLIAIGNGTASRETDKLAGELCDKHPELKLTKVMVSEAGASVYSASAFASQELPDMDVSLRGAVSIARRLQDPLAELVKIDPKSIGVGQYQHDLSEVKLSRSLDAVVEDCVNGVGVDVNTASAPLLSRVSGIGAGLAENIVAHRDANGPFRSRKGLKDVARLGPKAYEQCAGFLRIRGDDPLDASSVHPEAYPVVRAMVKRTGADVASLIGNTGVLRSLRADDFVSEKFGLPTVTDILKELEKPGRDPRPAFKTATFKEGVEKIGDLADGMVLEGVVTNVAAFGAFVDIGVHQDGLVHVSAMSRTFVKDPRDVVKPGDVVRVKVMEVDIPRKRISLTLRLDDEAGAASGGAGAGSGGERGSRPPRQRQGQGQRQGGGAGAGARGGQGGQGGQGRERRGGGGGGGGGRPASGAAPANGAMADALRRAGLLKPEEGGRKR; this is translated from the coding sequence GTGACGACGTCCATCGAAGGCAGGATCGCCGAGGAGCTCGGCGTACGCGAGCGACAGGTGAAGGCGGCCGTCGAGCTGCTCGACGGCGGATCGACCGTGCCGTTCATCGCGCGCTACCGCAAGGAAGCCACCGAGATGCTCGACGATGCGCAGCTGCGCACGCTCGAGGAACGGCTCAGGTATCTGCGGGAGCTGGAGGAGCGCCGGGCGGCGGTCCTCGAGTCCGTACGGGAGCAGGGCAAGCTCGACGAGGCGCTGGAGGCGCAGATCCGGGCCGCCGACACGAAGGCGCGCCTCGAGGACATCTATCTGCCGTTCAAGCCGAAGCGGCGGACCAAGGCGCAGATCGCCCGGGAGGCCGGCCTCGAACCGCTCGCCTCCGGGCTGCTCGACGACCCTTCGGTGGACCCGCTCACCGCGGCCGCCGCCTTCGTCGACGCGGACAAGGGCGTCGCGGACGCGGCGTCGGCCCTGGAGGGGGCCCGTGCCATCCTCACCGAGCGCTTCTCGGAGGACGCCGACCTGATCGGCGAGCTGCGTGAGCGCATGTGGGCGCGCGGGCGGCTGGTGGCCCGGGTGCGGGACGGCAAGGAGGAGGCGGGCGCCAAGTTCGCGGACTACTTCGACTTCGCCGAGCCGTTCACCGCGCTGCCCTCGCACCGGGTGCTGGCGATGCTGCGCGGCGAGAAGGAGGACGTCCTCGACCTGGTCCTGGAGCCGGAGGAGCCGTCCGGCACGCCCGGCCCGTCGAGCTACGAGAACATGGTGGCCCGGCGCTTCGGAGTGAACGACCGGGGGCGCCCCGGCGACAAGTGGCTCGGCGACACGGTCCGCTGGGCCTGGCGGACCCGGATCCTGGTGCACCTCGGCATCGATCTGCGGCTGCGGCTGCGCACGGCGGCGGAGGACGAGGCGGTACGCGTCTTCGCGTCGAACCTGCGCGATCTGCTGCTCGCCGCGCCGGCCGGGACCCGGGCCACGCTGGGGCTCGACCCCGGCTTCCGTACCGGTGTGAAGGTCGCCGTCGTCGATGCGACGGGCAAGGTGGTGGCGACCGAAGTCATCCACCCGCATGTGCCGGCCAACAAGTGGGACCAGTCGCTGGCGACGCTGGAGCGCCTCGCGCGGGAGCACCACGTCGACCTGATCGCCATCGGCAACGGCACGGCGTCACGCGAGACGGACAAGCTCGCCGGTGAACTGTGCGACAAGCATCCGGAGTTGAAGCTCACCAAGGTGATGGTCTCGGAGGCGGGTGCCTCCGTGTACTCGGCCTCGGCCTTCGCCTCCCAGGAACTCCCGGACATGGACGTGTCGTTGCGCGGGGCCGTCTCGATCGCGCGCCGCCTCCAGGACCCGCTGGCGGAGCTGGTGAAGATCGACCCGAAGTCGATCGGGGTCGGGCAGTACCAGCACGACCTGTCCGAGGTGAAGCTCTCGCGGTCGCTGGACGCGGTCGTCGAGGACTGTGTGAACGGGGTCGGGGTCGACGTCAACACCGCTTCGGCGCCACTGCTTTCACGGGTTTCCGGCATCGGCGCTGGGCTCGCGGAGAACATCGTCGCGCACCGCGACGCCAACGGTCCCTTCCGCTCCCGCAAGGGCCTCAAGGACGTGGCACGGCTGGGCCCGAAGGCGTACGAGCAGTGCGCGGGCTTCCTGCGGATCCGGGGCGACGACCCGCTGGACGCGTCCAGCGTGCACCCGGAGGCGTACCCGGTGGTGCGGGCGATGGTGAAGCGGACGGGCGCCGACGTCGCCTCGCTGATCGGCAACACGGGTGTGCTGCGGTCGCTGCGGGCGGACGACTTCGTGTCCGAGAAGTTCGGGCTGCCGACGGTCACCGACATCCTGAAGGAGCTGGAGAAGCCCGGCCGCGACCCGCGTCCCGCCTTCAAGACGGCCACCTTCAAGGAGGGTGTCGAGAAGATCGGCGACCTCGCGGACGGGATGGTGCTGGAAGGGGTCGTGACGAACGTCGCGGCGTTCGGCGCGTTCGTGGACATCGGGGTGCATCAGGACGGGCTGGTGCATGTGTCGGCCATGTCCCGGACCTTCGTGAAGGATCCGCGGGATGTGGTGAAGCCGGGGGACGTCGTCCGGGTCAAGGTCATGGAGGTCGACATCCCGCGCAAGCGGATCTCGTTGACGTTGCGGCTGGACGACGAGGCGGGGGCCGCCTCCGGCGGCGCCGGGGCCGGCTCCGGCGGCGAGCGGGGGTCGCGGCCGCCTCGGCAGCGGCAGGGCCAGGGGCAGCGGCAGGGCGGCGGCGCGGGTGCGGGCGCGCGCGGCGGCCAGGGCGGTCAGGGCGGTCAGGGGCGTGAGCGGCGTGGTGGCGGCGGTGGCGGCGGTGGCGGTCGCCCTGCTTCGGGTGCGGCTCCGGCGAACGGGGCCATGGCCGACGCGTTGCGCCGGGCAGGGCTGTTGAAGCCGGAGGAGGGTGGCAGGAAGCGGTGA
- a CDS encoding oligopeptide/dipeptide ABC transporter ATP-binding protein — MSAGSEAPTVTPVLAVRDLKRHFDGAGGTVKAVDGVSLTILPGEVVGLVGESGSGKSTVGRCVVRLDRPTDGRVEINGTDVTALPPRALRPLRKDFHLVFQDPSSSLNPRMTIRRIIAEPLRLHGLATRAEAARRVDELLAQVGLRPELADRNPHELSGGQRQRVSIARALAVDPALLVADEPTSALDVSVQASVLNLLADLQRDRGFGCLFITHDLAAVEYLADRIAVMYLGRIVEQAPAAELFAAPKHPYTQALLSAAPVPDPAEQRGRRRIVLGGDLPSPLDPPPGCHFHTRCPLATDRCRTEAPVLRTLTAGGAPREVACHLVADDGSVPDAAKAVAAV, encoded by the coding sequence ATGAGCGCCGGCAGCGAAGCACCGACCGTCACCCCCGTGCTGGCCGTGCGCGATCTCAAGCGGCACTTCGACGGGGCCGGCGGCACCGTGAAGGCCGTGGACGGGGTGTCGTTGACGATCCTGCCCGGTGAGGTCGTCGGCCTCGTCGGGGAGTCGGGCAGCGGCAAGTCCACCGTGGGGCGCTGTGTGGTCCGGCTCGACCGTCCGACCGACGGCCGGGTGGAGATCAACGGCACGGATGTCACCGCGCTCCCGCCCCGCGCGCTCAGGCCGTTGCGCAAGGACTTCCACCTGGTGTTCCAGGACCCCTCGTCCTCGCTCAACCCTCGGATGACGATCCGCCGGATCATCGCGGAGCCCTTGCGGCTGCACGGTCTGGCGACCCGCGCCGAGGCGGCCCGCCGGGTGGACGAACTCCTCGCCCAGGTGGGGCTGCGGCCCGAACTGGCCGACCGCAACCCGCACGAGCTCTCCGGCGGCCAGCGTCAGCGCGTCTCCATCGCGCGGGCCCTGGCGGTCGATCCGGCGCTCCTGGTGGCCGACGAGCCGACCTCGGCGCTCGACGTGTCCGTCCAGGCCTCCGTCCTCAACCTCCTCGCGGACCTGCAACGCGACCGGGGCTTCGGCTGCCTGTTCATCACGCACGACCTGGCGGCCGTGGAGTATCTCGCGGACCGCATCGCGGTGATGTACCTGGGCCGGATCGTCGAACAGGCCCCGGCCGCCGAGCTGTTCGCCGCACCGAAGCATCCGTACACCCAGGCGCTGCTGTCCGCGGCGCCCGTGCCCGACCCGGCCGAGCAGCGCGGCCGGCGCCGGATCGTGCTCGGCGGCGACCTGCCCAGCCCGCTGGACCCGCCGCCCGGCTGCCACTTTCACACCCGCTGCCCGCTGGCCACCGACCGGTGCCGTACCGAGGCGCCCGTGCTGCGCACGCTGACCGCCGGGGGCGCGCCCCGGGAGGTGGCCTGCCATCTCGTCGCGGACGACGGCAGTGTGCCGGACGCCGCGAAGGCGGTAGCGGCGGTCTGA
- a CDS encoding ABC transporter ATP-binding protein, giving the protein MTEVETSTAPRPAGAGAPEPVLRVRDLSVAFHGAERTVHAVDGVSYDLAPGEVLAVVGESGCGKSVTSMAVMGLLPPTARVGGSITLDGRELVGAPEKELRSLRGRRLSMIFQEPMTSLNPVLTIGRQITEVLRRHQGLSRGEARERAVELLGVVGIPAPRKRVDEYPHQLSGGMRQRVMIAIAVACDPAVLIADEPTTALDVTVQAGILDVLRSLRDRLGTAIVLITHDLGVVADTADRVLVMYAGRPVEQASVDELFGAPQHPYTRGLLGAVLRPGSRGAGGRARLNEIPGLVPDLREQPKGCSFAPRCASADDICLTGRPPLERSGGTHPTACHHPSGAAASGPSRPDANKGAVR; this is encoded by the coding sequence GTGACCGAAGTCGAAACGTCCACCGCCCCCCGGCCCGCCGGGGCCGGCGCCCCCGAGCCGGTGCTGCGGGTGCGGGACCTGTCGGTGGCCTTCCACGGCGCCGAACGCACCGTGCACGCCGTGGACGGCGTCTCCTACGATCTGGCGCCCGGCGAGGTGCTGGCGGTGGTCGGCGAGTCCGGCTGCGGGAAGTCCGTCACCTCCATGGCCGTGATGGGGCTGCTGCCGCCGACCGCCCGGGTCGGCGGGTCGATCACCCTGGACGGCCGGGAGCTGGTCGGCGCCCCCGAGAAGGAGCTGCGGTCGCTGCGCGGCCGCCGTCTCTCGATGATCTTCCAGGAGCCGATGACCTCGCTCAACCCGGTGCTCACCATCGGGCGGCAGATCACCGAAGTCCTGCGCAGGCACCAGGGGCTGAGCCGCGGCGAGGCCCGGGAGCGGGCCGTCGAACTGCTCGGCGTCGTCGGCATCCCCGCGCCGCGCAAGCGGGTCGACGAATATCCGCACCAGCTCTCCGGCGGCATGCGGCAGCGCGTCATGATCGCCATCGCGGTGGCCTGCGACCCGGCGGTGCTGATCGCCGACGAGCCGACCACCGCCCTCGACGTCACGGTGCAGGCGGGCATCCTCGACGTGCTCCGCTCGCTGCGGGACCGCCTCGGCACCGCCATCGTCCTGATCACCCATGACCTCGGGGTGGTCGCGGACACGGCGGACCGGGTCCTGGTGATGTACGCGGGCCGCCCCGTCGAACAGGCCTCGGTGGACGAGCTGTTCGGCGCGCCGCAGCACCCGTACACCCGGGGGCTGCTCGGCGCCGTCCTGCGTCCCGGCAGCCGGGGCGCGGGCGGCCGGGCGCGGCTGAACGAGATACCCGGGCTCGTGCCCGATCTGCGCGAGCAGCCCAAGGGGTGCAGTTTCGCGCCGCGTTGCGCCTCGGCCGACGACATCTGTCTGACCGGCCGCCCGCCGCTCGAACGGTCCGGCGGCACGCATCCGACCGCCTGTCACCACCCGTCCGGAGCGGCCGCGTCCGGCCCGTCCCGGCCCGACGCGAACAAGGGAGCCGTCCGATGA
- a CDS encoding GntR family transcriptional regulator, protein MTDSPESGASHVDHAERTIRARILSGEYPPGARLRERELSEALGFSRIPVREALTRLTGEGLVVISPRRGASVRNLSLRDVAELFDLRLSLEVFAARRAAEACAGGRGGERLRELMEAAEDATRRGDTQEIPAANTALHAEIVAMTGNRLLQDALQPSLGLVQWLFTLTGGLDPRVQCTEHQDICAAIYAGKPDLADALAYAHIERGRGPSLAALAEVLPPE, encoded by the coding sequence ATGACCGATTCACCCGAGTCCGGTGCCTCCCATGTCGACCACGCCGAACGGACGATCCGCGCCCGCATCCTGTCCGGCGAGTACCCGCCCGGGGCGCGCCTGCGGGAGCGCGAGCTCTCCGAGGCCCTGGGCTTCTCCCGCATCCCGGTCCGCGAGGCGCTCACCCGGCTGACGGGGGAGGGGCTCGTGGTGATCTCGCCCCGGCGCGGCGCGTCCGTCCGCAACCTTTCGCTGCGCGATGTGGCGGAGCTGTTCGACCTGCGGCTGAGCCTGGAGGTGTTCGCCGCCCGCCGGGCCGCGGAGGCCTGCGCGGGCGGCCGGGGCGGCGAACGGCTGCGCGAGCTCATGGAAGCGGCCGAGGACGCCACCCGGCGCGGCGACACCCAGGAGATCCCCGCCGCCAACACCGCCCTGCACGCGGAGATCGTCGCGATGACCGGGAACCGGCTGCTCCAGGACGCCCTGCAGCCCTCGCTCGGTCTGGTGCAGTGGCTGTTCACCCTCACCGGCGGACTCGACCCGCGCGTCCAGTGCACCGAGCACCAGGACATCTGCGCGGCGATCTACGCGGGCAAGCCCGATCTGGCCGACGCCCTCGCCTACGCGCACATCGAGCGGGGGCGCGGCCCCTCCCTGGCGGCCCTCGCCGAGGTGCTGCCGCCGGAATGA
- a CDS encoding ABC transporter permease, with amino-acid sequence MTLAPSTAPPAAAAPAPRPGVRAARLLTSLRRLRRNRLALVGAVLSAVFVLVALLSPLLAPYDPARPDFDAALMEPSWSHWLGTDDLGRDQLSRVLVGVTASMQVGVLAVLLAFVVAVPLGLVAGYYGRFADTVVSRLTDTMLAFPFLVLAVGLAAVMGPSLENATIAIGISQIPGIVRVTRAETLRLKHLDYVGAAVANGGGDGVILFRHILPNATSTLIVQATVGIPSAIIGEAVLSFLGLGVQPPSPSLGVMLSSAQPFIADAPWMAVFPGLVIVLATLAFNLLGDGVRDILDPRGGSR; translated from the coding sequence ATGACCCTCGCCCCGTCCACGGCGCCGCCCGCCGCCGCGGCCCCCGCGCCGCGGCCCGGCGTCCGTGCCGCACGGCTCCTCACCTCGCTGCGCCGGCTGCGGCGCAACCGGCTGGCGCTGGTGGGGGCGGTGCTGTCGGCGGTGTTCGTGCTCGTCGCGCTGCTCTCACCGCTGCTCGCCCCCTACGACCCGGCCCGGCCGGACTTCGACGCGGCGCTGATGGAGCCGAGCTGGTCGCACTGGCTCGGCACGGACGACCTGGGCCGCGACCAGCTCTCCCGGGTCCTGGTCGGCGTCACCGCGTCCATGCAGGTCGGAGTGCTGGCCGTGCTGCTGGCCTTCGTCGTCGCCGTCCCGCTCGGACTGGTGGCCGGCTACTACGGCCGGTTCGCCGACACGGTGGTCTCGCGGCTCACCGACACCATGCTCGCGTTCCCCTTCCTGGTCCTCGCAGTGGGTCTCGCCGCCGTCATGGGGCCCTCGCTGGAGAACGCGACCATCGCGATCGGCATCTCGCAGATCCCCGGGATCGTCCGTGTCACCCGGGCCGAGACGCTGCGGCTCAAGCATCTGGACTACGTCGGCGCCGCCGTGGCCAACGGCGGCGGCGACGGGGTGATCCTGTTCCGCCACATCCTGCCCAACGCCACCTCGACACTGATCGTGCAGGCCACCGTCGGCATCCCGTCCGCCATCATCGGCGAGGCGGTGCTCAGCTTCCTCGGCCTCGGGGTGCAGCCGCCCTCCCCCTCGCTCGGCGTGATGCTCTCCAGCGCCCAGCCCTTCATCGCGGACGCGCCCTGGATGGCGGTCTTCCCCGGCCTGGTCATCGTGCTCGCCACCCTGGCGTTCAACCTGCTCGGTGACGGCGTACGCGACATCCTCGACCCCCGCGGAGGTTCCCGGTGA